In Drosophila nasuta strain 15112-1781.00 chromosome 2R, ASM2355853v1, whole genome shotgun sequence, a single genomic region encodes these proteins:
- the LOC132783864 gene encoding serine/threonine-protein phosphatase 2A 56 kDa regulatory subunit delta isoform isoform X3: protein MVIGAMLLTGNHHNGPTKQQQPTTTTGNNNTANNQQQHQQQSQQQQPPLPAVNTAVNNVASSGYYALGNIRIPKSPSFHSGLDQLADDDDIIDVEGERDSASSASGGGSKFKFSSVEELKAKFELQSRKMPLSPPEASAGNVTTTATATSSPSSSSTSSNSSASALSSLSQAASSSLAANSLASSSTSSTSSPSSAVTYGGGANSAAAALIASSSPFGSQSSTSSLSLSSSTTNVPTAAAATMSNAKNTPSTTAGASGSGGGGSSLVSTLAQHFSAATTASSLLSTGSAAGAVGGNGASSTASGSSKSPVSAAAAIKNILNATKSVGSNAAAASSSSGNNSSSSGTNNITTTTSITTSSSINISSSSSISGNVDVTTVEEQLQLQRTTVAQNLVGGISISLGIGQRNGNAAATVVATPATATTTTTMMMSMPPSSLKQNGGGDATAAAAAAAAAMAHQLSSPQTLQQLTGSPGRARDRNLFHAPPNASTALALPPLRETPAPEREELLLQKIRQCCTLFDFSEPLSDLKWKEVKRAALHEMVEYLSNQNGVITEIIYPEAINMFAVNLFRTLPPSSNPNGAEFDPEEDEPTLESSWPHLQLVYELILRFLESPDFQPNIAKRFIDHQFVLQLLDLFDSEDPRERDFLKTVLHRIYGKFLGLRAFIRKQINNVFYRFIYETEHHNGIAELLEILGSIINGFALPLKEEHKQFLLKVLLPLHKAKSLSVYHPQLTYCVVQFLEKDPSLSEAVIKSLLKFWPKTHSPKEVMFLNELEELLDVIEPAEFQKVMAPLFRQISKCVSSPHFQVAERALYYWNNEYIMSLITDNSQVILPIMFPALNRNSKTHWNKTIHGLIYNALKLFMEMNQRLFDECSKNYKQEKQMEREKLNQREELWQQVESLAKTNPEWTKMRRFNDYLQMSESQMLYDEYNENCDLTYDKLDQSQQQQQQQQQQQQQQQSRPQASLKQQQSNQEPREM from the exons ATGGTCATCGGTGCTATGTTGCTGACGGGTAACCACCACAACGGTCCcaccaaacagcagcagccaacgacaacgactGGTAACAATAACACGGCAaacaatcaacagcaacatcagcagcagtcacagcaacagcaaccaccgCTGCCAGCAGTCAACACAGCAGTGAACAACGTCGCATCTAGTGGTTATTATGCTCTTGGTAACATTCGGATTCCCAAGTCGCCATCATTTCACAGTGGCTTAGATCAGCTggctgacgacgacgacattaTCGACGTGGAGGGGGAACGAGACTCGGCTTCTTCTGCGTCTGGTGGTGGCAGCAAATTCAAGTTCAGCAGCGTCGAAGAGCTGAAGGCCAAATTTGAGTTGCAGTCACGTAAGATGCCACTGTCGCCGCCCGAGGCAAGTGCCGGCAACGtgacgacaacagcaacagcaacatcatcaccatcatcgtcatcgactAGCTCCAATTCATCGGCATCGGCGCTGTCCTCGCTATCGCAGGCAGCCTCATCCTCGCTAGCAGCCAACTCATTGGCATCCAGCTCCacatcgtcgacgtcgtcgccatcgtcgGCAGTGACATACGGCGGTGGCGCAAATTCGGCAGCAGCCGCATTAATTGCATCCTCATCGCCGTTTGGCTCACAATCATCCACATCCTCGTTGTCGCTATCGTCCAGCACAACGAATGTGccaaccgcagcagcagcaaccatgTCGAATGCTAAGAATACGCCCAGCACAACAGCTGGAGCAagtggcagcggcggcggtggGAGTTCTTTGGTGTCCACGTTGGCGCAACACTTTTCGGCAGCGACAACGGCGAGCTCGCTGCTGAGCACTGGGTCAGCAGCTGGGGCGGTTGGTGGAAACGGAGCCAGTTCAACggccagcggcagcagcaag tcACCCGTGAGCGCAGCTGCGGCCATAAAGAACATATTGAATGCCACCAAAAGTGTTGGCAGCAATGCTGCTGCAGCCTCCTCCAGTAGtggcaacaacagtagcagcagcggCACCAACAACATCACCACTACAACCAGCATtaccaccagcagcagcatcaacatctccagcagcagcagcatcagcggcAATGTTGATGTGACAACTGTCgaggagcagctgcagctgcagcgcaCAACGGTGGCACAGAATCTGGTCGGTGGCATAAGCATTTCCCTGGGCATTGGCCAGCGCAACGGCAATGCGGCGGCGACTGTGGTGGCGACaccagcgacagcgacaacgacaacaacgatgatgatgtcaATGCCTCCGTCGTCGTTGAAACAAAACGGCGGCGGCgatgcaactgctgctgctgctgcggctgctgctgcgatggCCCATCAATTGTCGTCGCCGCAGACGCTGCAACAGCTGACGGGCAGTCCAGGAAGGGCACGCGATCGGAATCTGTTTCATGCGCCACCGAATGCATCAACTGCGCTGGCTTTGCCGCCACTGCGAG AAACACCGGCCCCGGAGCGTGAggaactgctgctgcagaaaATTCGACAATGTTGCACGCTCTTCGATTTCTCGGAGCCGCTAAGCGATCTGAAATGGAAGGAGGTGAAACGCGCCGCCCTCCACGAGATGGTCGAGTATCTGTCCAATCAGAATGGTGTCATCACAGAGATTATCTATCCGGAGGCCATCAATATG TTTGCCGTGAATCTATTTCGCACGTTGCCGCCGTCATCAAATCCGAATGGGGCCGAATTCGATCCAGAGGAGGATGAGCCAACATTGGAATCATCTTGGCCACATTTGCAATTAGTCTATGAGCTAATTTTGCGCTTCCTGGAATCGCCCGATTTCCAGCCAAATATTGCAAAACGTTTTATCGATCATCAATTTGTATTACAACTGTTGGATTTATTCGATTCGGAGGATCCACGTGAACGTGATTTCCTTAAGACTGTTTTACATCGCATCTATGGCAAATTCCTTGGCTTGCGGGCATTTATTAGGAAGCAAATCAACAATGTGTTTTACAG ATTCATTTACGAAACGGAACATCATAATGGCATTGCTGAACTGCTCGAGATTTTGGGCAGCATTATTAATGGCTTCGCATTGCCGCTCAAGGAGGAGCACAAACAATTTTTACTTAAGGTATTGTTGCCATTGCACAAAGCCAAGAGCCTCTCCGTCTACCATCCGCAGTTGACCTATTGTGTGGTGCAGTTCCTTGAGAAGGATCCCAGTTTGTCAGAGGCAGTCATCAA AAGTCTATTGAAGTTTTGGCCCAAAACACACAGTCCCAAGGAGGTGATGTTTTTGAATGAGCTAGAAGAGCTGCTCGATGTAATTGAGCCGGCTGAATTTCAAAAGGTCATGGCACCACTGTTTCGCCAGATATCCAAGTGTGTGTCGTCGCCACATTTTCAGGTGGCCGAGCGTGCACTTTACTATTGGAATAACGAGTACATTATGTCGCTGATAACGGACAACTCGCAGGTCATACTGCCCATCATGTTTCCGGCGCTGAATCGCAACTCGAAGACGCACTGGAATAAGACCATCCACGGTCTCATTTACAATGCACTCAAACTGTTTATGGAAATGAATCAACGATTGTTCGATGAGTGTAGCAAAAACTACAAGCAAGAGAAGCAAAT ggAACGAGAGAAGCTTAATCAGCGCGAGGAGCTTTGGCAACAGGTGGAGAGTCTCGCTAAAACTAATCCGGAGTGGACAAAGATGCGACGCTTCAACGATTACCTGCAAATGTCCGAGAGTCAAATGCTGTACGATGAATACAATGAGAATTGTGATCTGACCTACGATAAGCTCGATCAgagtcaacagcaacaacaacagcagcaacaacaacaacagcagcagcagtcaagGCCGCAAGCGTCGCTAAAACAACAGCAGTCAAATCAGGAGCCCAGAGAG ATGTAA
- the LOC132783864 gene encoding serine/threonine-protein phosphatase 2A 56 kDa regulatory subunit delta isoform isoform X4: MVIGAMLLTGNHHNGPTKQQQPTTTTGNNNTANNQQQHQQQSQQQQPPLPAVNTAVNNVASSGYYALGNIRIPKSPSFHSGLDQLADDDDIIDVEGERDSASSASGGGSKFKFSSVEELKAKFELQSRKMPLSPPEASAGNVTTTATATSSPSSSSTSSNSSASALSSLSQAASSSLAANSLASSSTSSTSSPSSAVTYGGGANSAAAALIASSSPFGSQSSTSSLSLSSSTTNVPTAAAATMSNAKNTPSTTAGASGSGGGGSSLVSTLAQHFSAATTASSLLSTGSAAGAVGGNGASSTASGSSKSPVSAAAAIKNILNATKSVGSNAAAASSSSGNNSSSSGTNNITTTTSITTSSSINISSSSSISGNVDVTTVEEQLQLQRTTVAQNLVGGISISLGIGQRNGNAAATVVATPATATTTTTMMMSMPPSSLKQNGGGDATAAAAAAAAAMAHQLSSPQTLQQLTGSPGRARDRNLFHAPPNASTALALPPLRETPAPEREELLLQKIRQCCTLFDFSEPLSDLKWKEVKRAALHEMVEYLSNQNGVITEIIYPEAINMFAVNLFRTLPPSSNPNGAEFDPEEDEPTLESSWPHLQLVYELILRFLESPDFQPNIAKRFIDHQFVLQLLDLFDSEDPRERDFLKTVLHRIYGKFLGLRAFIRKQINNVFYRFIYETEHHNGIAELLEILGSIINGFALPLKEEHKQFLLKVLLPLHKAKSLSVYHPQLTYCVVQFLEKDPSLSEAVIKSLLKFWPKTHSPKEVMFLNELEELLDVIEPAEFQKVMAPLFRQISKCVSSPHFQVAERALYYWNNEYIMSLITDNSQVILPIMFPALNRNSKTHWNKTIHGLIYNALKLFMEMNQRLFDECSKNYKQEKQMEREKLNQREELWQQVESLAKTNPEWTKMRRFNDYLQMSESQMLYDEYNENCDLTYDKLDQSQQQQQQQQQQQQQQQSRPQASLKQQQSNQEPRE, from the exons ATGGTCATCGGTGCTATGTTGCTGACGGGTAACCACCACAACGGTCCcaccaaacagcagcagccaacgacaacgactGGTAACAATAACACGGCAaacaatcaacagcaacatcagcagcagtcacagcaacagcaaccaccgCTGCCAGCAGTCAACACAGCAGTGAACAACGTCGCATCTAGTGGTTATTATGCTCTTGGTAACATTCGGATTCCCAAGTCGCCATCATTTCACAGTGGCTTAGATCAGCTggctgacgacgacgacattaTCGACGTGGAGGGGGAACGAGACTCGGCTTCTTCTGCGTCTGGTGGTGGCAGCAAATTCAAGTTCAGCAGCGTCGAAGAGCTGAAGGCCAAATTTGAGTTGCAGTCACGTAAGATGCCACTGTCGCCGCCCGAGGCAAGTGCCGGCAACGtgacgacaacagcaacagcaacatcatcaccatcatcgtcatcgactAGCTCCAATTCATCGGCATCGGCGCTGTCCTCGCTATCGCAGGCAGCCTCATCCTCGCTAGCAGCCAACTCATTGGCATCCAGCTCCacatcgtcgacgtcgtcgccatcgtcgGCAGTGACATACGGCGGTGGCGCAAATTCGGCAGCAGCCGCATTAATTGCATCCTCATCGCCGTTTGGCTCACAATCATCCACATCCTCGTTGTCGCTATCGTCCAGCACAACGAATGTGccaaccgcagcagcagcaaccatgTCGAATGCTAAGAATACGCCCAGCACAACAGCTGGAGCAagtggcagcggcggcggtggGAGTTCTTTGGTGTCCACGTTGGCGCAACACTTTTCGGCAGCGACAACGGCGAGCTCGCTGCTGAGCACTGGGTCAGCAGCTGGGGCGGTTGGTGGAAACGGAGCCAGTTCAACggccagcggcagcagcaag tcACCCGTGAGCGCAGCTGCGGCCATAAAGAACATATTGAATGCCACCAAAAGTGTTGGCAGCAATGCTGCTGCAGCCTCCTCCAGTAGtggcaacaacagtagcagcagcggCACCAACAACATCACCACTACAACCAGCATtaccaccagcagcagcatcaacatctccagcagcagcagcatcagcggcAATGTTGATGTGACAACTGTCgaggagcagctgcagctgcagcgcaCAACGGTGGCACAGAATCTGGTCGGTGGCATAAGCATTTCCCTGGGCATTGGCCAGCGCAACGGCAATGCGGCGGCGACTGTGGTGGCGACaccagcgacagcgacaacgacaacaacgatgatgatgtcaATGCCTCCGTCGTCGTTGAAACAAAACGGCGGCGGCgatgcaactgctgctgctgctgcggctgctgctgcgatggCCCATCAATTGTCGTCGCCGCAGACGCTGCAACAGCTGACGGGCAGTCCAGGAAGGGCACGCGATCGGAATCTGTTTCATGCGCCACCGAATGCATCAACTGCGCTGGCTTTGCCGCCACTGCGAG AAACACCGGCCCCGGAGCGTGAggaactgctgctgcagaaaATTCGACAATGTTGCACGCTCTTCGATTTCTCGGAGCCGCTAAGCGATCTGAAATGGAAGGAGGTGAAACGCGCCGCCCTCCACGAGATGGTCGAGTATCTGTCCAATCAGAATGGTGTCATCACAGAGATTATCTATCCGGAGGCCATCAATATG TTTGCCGTGAATCTATTTCGCACGTTGCCGCCGTCATCAAATCCGAATGGGGCCGAATTCGATCCAGAGGAGGATGAGCCAACATTGGAATCATCTTGGCCACATTTGCAATTAGTCTATGAGCTAATTTTGCGCTTCCTGGAATCGCCCGATTTCCAGCCAAATATTGCAAAACGTTTTATCGATCATCAATTTGTATTACAACTGTTGGATTTATTCGATTCGGAGGATCCACGTGAACGTGATTTCCTTAAGACTGTTTTACATCGCATCTATGGCAAATTCCTTGGCTTGCGGGCATTTATTAGGAAGCAAATCAACAATGTGTTTTACAG ATTCATTTACGAAACGGAACATCATAATGGCATTGCTGAACTGCTCGAGATTTTGGGCAGCATTATTAATGGCTTCGCATTGCCGCTCAAGGAGGAGCACAAACAATTTTTACTTAAGGTATTGTTGCCATTGCACAAAGCCAAGAGCCTCTCCGTCTACCATCCGCAGTTGACCTATTGTGTGGTGCAGTTCCTTGAGAAGGATCCCAGTTTGTCAGAGGCAGTCATCAA AAGTCTATTGAAGTTTTGGCCCAAAACACACAGTCCCAAGGAGGTGATGTTTTTGAATGAGCTAGAAGAGCTGCTCGATGTAATTGAGCCGGCTGAATTTCAAAAGGTCATGGCACCACTGTTTCGCCAGATATCCAAGTGTGTGTCGTCGCCACATTTTCAGGTGGCCGAGCGTGCACTTTACTATTGGAATAACGAGTACATTATGTCGCTGATAACGGACAACTCGCAGGTCATACTGCCCATCATGTTTCCGGCGCTGAATCGCAACTCGAAGACGCACTGGAATAAGACCATCCACGGTCTCATTTACAATGCACTCAAACTGTTTATGGAAATGAATCAACGATTGTTCGATGAGTGTAGCAAAAACTACAAGCAAGAGAAGCAAAT ggAACGAGAGAAGCTTAATCAGCGCGAGGAGCTTTGGCAACAGGTGGAGAGTCTCGCTAAAACTAATCCGGAGTGGACAAAGATGCGACGCTTCAACGATTACCTGCAAATGTCCGAGAGTCAAATGCTGTACGATGAATACAATGAGAATTGTGATCTGACCTACGATAAGCTCGATCAgagtcaacagcaacaacaacagcagcaacaacaacaacagcagcagcagtcaagGCCGCAAGCGTCGCTAAAACAACAGCAGTCAAATCAGGAGCCCAGAGAG TGA
- the LOC132783864 gene encoding serine/threonine-protein phosphatase 2A 56 kDa regulatory subunit gamma isoform isoform X7, with the protein MVEYLSNQNGVITEIIYPEAINMFAVNLFRTLPPSSNPNGAEFDPEEDEPTLESSWPHLQLVYELILRFLESPDFQPNIAKRFIDHQFVLQLLDLFDSEDPRERDFLKTVLHRIYGKFLGLRAFIRKQINNVFYRFIYETEHHNGIAELLEILGSIINGFALPLKEEHKQFLLKVLLPLHKAKSLSVYHPQLTYCVVQFLEKDPSLSEAVIKSLLKFWPKTHSPKEVMFLNELEELLDVIEPAEFQKVMAPLFRQISKCVSSPHFQVAERALYYWNNEYIMSLITDNSQVILPIMFPALNRNSKTHWNKTIHGLIYNALKLFMEMNQRLFDECSKNYKQEKQMEREKLNQREELWQQVESLAKTNPEWTKMRRFNDYLQMSESQMLYDEYNENCDLTYDKLDQSQQQQQQQQQQQQQQQSRPQASLKQQQSNQEPREIRGERNKEKPLVRRKSDLPSDSGTVRALIEHKRPDEYLTTPPPDANNC; encoded by the exons ATGGTCGAGTATCTGTCCAATCAGAATGGTGTCATCACAGAGATTATCTATCCGGAGGCCATCAATATG TTTGCCGTGAATCTATTTCGCACGTTGCCGCCGTCATCAAATCCGAATGGGGCCGAATTCGATCCAGAGGAGGATGAGCCAACATTGGAATCATCTTGGCCACATTTGCAATTAGTCTATGAGCTAATTTTGCGCTTCCTGGAATCGCCCGATTTCCAGCCAAATATTGCAAAACGTTTTATCGATCATCAATTTGTATTACAACTGTTGGATTTATTCGATTCGGAGGATCCACGTGAACGTGATTTCCTTAAGACTGTTTTACATCGCATCTATGGCAAATTCCTTGGCTTGCGGGCATTTATTAGGAAGCAAATCAACAATGTGTTTTACAG ATTCATTTACGAAACGGAACATCATAATGGCATTGCTGAACTGCTCGAGATTTTGGGCAGCATTATTAATGGCTTCGCATTGCCGCTCAAGGAGGAGCACAAACAATTTTTACTTAAGGTATTGTTGCCATTGCACAAAGCCAAGAGCCTCTCCGTCTACCATCCGCAGTTGACCTATTGTGTGGTGCAGTTCCTTGAGAAGGATCCCAGTTTGTCAGAGGCAGTCATCAA AAGTCTATTGAAGTTTTGGCCCAAAACACACAGTCCCAAGGAGGTGATGTTTTTGAATGAGCTAGAAGAGCTGCTCGATGTAATTGAGCCGGCTGAATTTCAAAAGGTCATGGCACCACTGTTTCGCCAGATATCCAAGTGTGTGTCGTCGCCACATTTTCAGGTGGCCGAGCGTGCACTTTACTATTGGAATAACGAGTACATTATGTCGCTGATAACGGACAACTCGCAGGTCATACTGCCCATCATGTTTCCGGCGCTGAATCGCAACTCGAAGACGCACTGGAATAAGACCATCCACGGTCTCATTTACAATGCACTCAAACTGTTTATGGAAATGAATCAACGATTGTTCGATGAGTGTAGCAAAAACTACAAGCAAGAGAAGCAAAT ggAACGAGAGAAGCTTAATCAGCGCGAGGAGCTTTGGCAACAGGTGGAGAGTCTCGCTAAAACTAATCCGGAGTGGACAAAGATGCGACGCTTCAACGATTACCTGCAAATGTCCGAGAGTCAAATGCTGTACGATGAATACAATGAGAATTGTGATCTGACCTACGATAAGCTCGATCAgagtcaacagcaacaacaacagcagcaacaacaacaacagcagcagcagtcaagGCCGCAAGCGTCGCTAAAACAACAGCAGTCAAATCAGGAGCCCAGAGAG ATACGCGGCGAACGGAACAAGGAGAAGCCGCTGGTACGACGAAAATCCGATCTGCCCTCGGACAGCGGCACCGTGCGCGCCCTCATCGAGCACAAGCGACCCGATGAGTACCTGACAACGCCGCCGCCCGATGCAAACAACTGTTAG
- the LOC132783864 gene encoding serine/threonine-protein phosphatase 2A 56 kDa regulatory subunit gamma isoform isoform X9, with amino-acid sequence MANKTDKDSTPPRDAPPPTQITKGLNLTTTPLVRKEKRQASSRYNVSKNCELTALSPLNEKTPAPEREELLLQKIRQCCTLFDFSEPLSDLKWKEVKRAALHEMVEYLSNQNGVITEIIYPEAINMFAVNLFRTLPPSSNPNGAEFDPEEDEPTLESSWPHLQLVYELILRFLESPDFQPNIAKRFIDHQFVLQLLDLFDSEDPRERDFLKTVLHRIYGKFLGLRAFIRKQINNVFYRFIYETEHHNGIAELLEILGSIINGFALPLKEEHKQFLLKVLLPLHKAKSLSVYHPQLTYCVVQFLEKDPSLSEAVIKSLLKFWPKTHSPKEVMFLNELEELLDVIEPAEFQKVMAPLFRQISKCVSSPHFQVAERALYYWNNEYIMSLITDNSQVILPIMFPALNRNSKTHWNKTIHGLIYNALKLFMEMNQRLFDECSKNYKQEKQMEREKLNQREELWQQVESLAKTNPEWTKMRRFNDYLQMSESQMLYDEYNENCDLTYDKLDQSQQQQQQQQQQQQQQQSRPQASLKQQQSNQEPREIRGERNKEKPLVRRKSDLPSDSGTVRALIEHKRPDEYLTTPPPDANNC; translated from the exons atG GCTAACAAGACAGACAAGGACAGCACACCACCGCGCGATGCACCGCCACCCACGCAGATCACCAAGGGACTAAACCTAACCACCACACCGCTTGTGCGCAAGGAGAAGCGGCAGGCGAGCTCCCGTTATAATGTATCCAAAAACTGTGAGCTTACGGCGCTCAGTCCGCTCAATGAAA AAACACCGGCCCCGGAGCGTGAggaactgctgctgcagaaaATTCGACAATGTTGCACGCTCTTCGATTTCTCGGAGCCGCTAAGCGATCTGAAATGGAAGGAGGTGAAACGCGCCGCCCTCCACGAGATGGTCGAGTATCTGTCCAATCAGAATGGTGTCATCACAGAGATTATCTATCCGGAGGCCATCAATATG TTTGCCGTGAATCTATTTCGCACGTTGCCGCCGTCATCAAATCCGAATGGGGCCGAATTCGATCCAGAGGAGGATGAGCCAACATTGGAATCATCTTGGCCACATTTGCAATTAGTCTATGAGCTAATTTTGCGCTTCCTGGAATCGCCCGATTTCCAGCCAAATATTGCAAAACGTTTTATCGATCATCAATTTGTATTACAACTGTTGGATTTATTCGATTCGGAGGATCCACGTGAACGTGATTTCCTTAAGACTGTTTTACATCGCATCTATGGCAAATTCCTTGGCTTGCGGGCATTTATTAGGAAGCAAATCAACAATGTGTTTTACAG ATTCATTTACGAAACGGAACATCATAATGGCATTGCTGAACTGCTCGAGATTTTGGGCAGCATTATTAATGGCTTCGCATTGCCGCTCAAGGAGGAGCACAAACAATTTTTACTTAAGGTATTGTTGCCATTGCACAAAGCCAAGAGCCTCTCCGTCTACCATCCGCAGTTGACCTATTGTGTGGTGCAGTTCCTTGAGAAGGATCCCAGTTTGTCAGAGGCAGTCATCAA AAGTCTATTGAAGTTTTGGCCCAAAACACACAGTCCCAAGGAGGTGATGTTTTTGAATGAGCTAGAAGAGCTGCTCGATGTAATTGAGCCGGCTGAATTTCAAAAGGTCATGGCACCACTGTTTCGCCAGATATCCAAGTGTGTGTCGTCGCCACATTTTCAGGTGGCCGAGCGTGCACTTTACTATTGGAATAACGAGTACATTATGTCGCTGATAACGGACAACTCGCAGGTCATACTGCCCATCATGTTTCCGGCGCTGAATCGCAACTCGAAGACGCACTGGAATAAGACCATCCACGGTCTCATTTACAATGCACTCAAACTGTTTATGGAAATGAATCAACGATTGTTCGATGAGTGTAGCAAAAACTACAAGCAAGAGAAGCAAAT ggAACGAGAGAAGCTTAATCAGCGCGAGGAGCTTTGGCAACAGGTGGAGAGTCTCGCTAAAACTAATCCGGAGTGGACAAAGATGCGACGCTTCAACGATTACCTGCAAATGTCCGAGAGTCAAATGCTGTACGATGAATACAATGAGAATTGTGATCTGACCTACGATAAGCTCGATCAgagtcaacagcaacaacaacagcagcaacaacaacaacagcagcagcagtcaagGCCGCAAGCGTCGCTAAAACAACAGCAGTCAAATCAGGAGCCCAGAGAG ATACGCGGCGAACGGAACAAGGAGAAGCCGCTGGTACGACGAAAATCCGATCTGCCCTCGGACAGCGGCACCGTGCGCGCCCTCATCGAGCACAAGCGACCCGATGAGTACCTGACAACGCCGCCGCCCGATGCAAACAACTGTTAG